Proteins encoded together in one Desulfuromonas acetoxidans DSM 684 window:
- the yidD gene encoding membrane protein insertion efficiency factor YidD, producing MKRPWRTGLIIAGLSLIVPTTSFATKGDWPDWPEHSHHGSAQHPHPSQDNSLNPLVQGIRFFQRYISVVDSPRCPMYPTCSAYALQALDKHGPILGSFITVDRLMHETNPLEQTMPLSGFERERFYDPLNRNDFWLSQED from the coding sequence ATGAAGCGGCCCTGGCGGACAGGACTCATCATTGCAGGGCTGAGCCTGATTGTGCCGACAACGTCGTTCGCAACCAAAGGGGATTGGCCGGATTGGCCCGAGCATTCACATCACGGATCAGCCCAGCACCCCCATCCTTCGCAGGACAATAGCCTTAATCCACTGGTACAGGGCATCCGTTTTTTTCAACGTTATATCTCTGTGGTTGACAGTCCGCGTTGCCCCATGTACCCCACCTGCTCCGCCTATGCCCTGCAGGCATTGGACAAACACGGTCCGATCCTCGGCAGTTTCATTACCGTGGACCGCTTAATGCATGAAACCAATCCGCTGGAGCAAACCATGCCGCTAAGTGGCTTTGAACGTGAACGATTTTATGATCCACTCAATCGCAATGATTTCTGGTTATCTCAGGAAGATTGA
- a CDS encoding replication-associated recombination protein A encodes MDLFSSTISDDQTPLAERMRPQHLDEVVGQQHLLADGCPLRQIIEADQLSSLIFWGPPGTGKTTLAQVIAQSTRSRFVFFSAIMNGVKDIRHIVSRAKEDRSMYGTRTILFVDEIHRFNKSQQDAFLPALEKGDLILIGATTENPSFEVNAALLSRARVFVLKPLQHDDIVLLLQRALSDPRGLADQKPDVSQEALDHLAQLAQGDARVALGNLQLVVETAKGKPIDEAAISQTLQQKALRYDKGAEEHYNVISAFIKSVRGSNPDGALYWLARMIEAGEDPLFIARRLVILAAEDIGNADPRGLQLAISAQQAVHFVGMPEGRIILAQATTYLASAPKSNASYLGIDTALAEVRRSGPLEVPLHLRNAPTKLMKELDYGKDYQYAHDNPTGFVAQDYLPDQLHGSEFYHPVDRGYEKVMAERLAFYRQQAQQPDEEDA; translated from the coding sequence ATGGACCTGTTTTCCAGCACTATCAGCGATGATCAAACCCCGCTTGCCGAACGGATGCGTCCGCAGCACCTTGACGAGGTAGTTGGTCAGCAGCATCTGCTGGCTGACGGCTGTCCATTACGCCAGATCATCGAAGCCGACCAGCTTAGTTCGTTGATCTTCTGGGGCCCGCCCGGCACGGGGAAAACCACCCTGGCCCAGGTGATCGCGCAAAGCACCCGCAGCCGATTCGTGTTCTTTTCCGCCATTATGAATGGGGTCAAGGATATCCGTCACATTGTCTCACGCGCCAAAGAAGACCGCTCCATGTACGGCACTCGGACCATCCTGTTTGTCGATGAGATCCACCGTTTCAATAAATCACAGCAGGATGCGTTTCTGCCCGCCCTGGAAAAAGGCGACCTGATCCTCATCGGCGCCACCACGGAAAACCCTTCGTTTGAAGTCAATGCCGCCCTACTCTCGCGGGCACGGGTGTTTGTGCTCAAGCCCCTGCAGCACGACGATATTGTTTTGCTGTTACAACGTGCCCTCAGCGACCCGCGCGGGCTAGCCGATCAGAAACCAGATGTCTCCCAAGAGGCCCTTGACCACCTCGCGCAACTGGCCCAGGGGGATGCCCGTGTCGCACTGGGAAACCTGCAATTGGTGGTGGAAACAGCCAAAGGAAAGCCCATTGATGAGGCTGCCATCTCTCAGACATTGCAACAAAAAGCATTGCGTTACGACAAAGGGGCGGAAGAACATTACAACGTGATTTCCGCGTTTATCAAAAGCGTGCGCGGCTCCAATCCGGATGGTGCTCTGTACTGGTTGGCGCGGATGATTGAAGCAGGAGAAGACCCTTTATTCATTGCCCGCCGTCTGGTGATCCTTGCGGCGGAAGATATCGGCAATGCCGACCCACGCGGCCTGCAACTGGCGATCTCCGCTCAGCAGGCAGTCCATTTTGTCGGTATGCCGGAAGGTCGTATTATTCTTGCCCAGGCCACGACCTATCTGGCCTCAGCACCGAAAAGTAATGCCTCATATCTCGGCATTGACACCGCCCTGGCCGAAGTGCGCCGCAGCGGTCCGTTAGAGGTGCCGTTGCATCTGCGCAATGCGCCGACCAAGCTGATGAAAGAGTTGGATTACGGTAAAGATTATCAATACGCTCACGACAACCCGACAGGCTTTGTCGCTCAGGATTACCTTCCCGACCAACTTCACGGCAGCGAGTTTTATCATCCGGTTGATCGTGGTTATGAAAAAGTGATGGCGGAGCGCCTGGCGTTTTATCGCCAACAGGCCCAGCAGCCTGACGAGGAGGATGCATGA
- a CDS encoding NAD(+)/NADH kinase has protein sequence MKSIGIYAKRNNPDAVQVAIQLKAWLAERGIRVLVERKLAANMGAAEGVPSRELPPLVDCIVVLGGDGTLISVARKVGNLGVPILGVNLGSLGFLTEITLDDLYDELQRVINDDFEISDRIMLQAAVEREGERIAEYQVLNDVVINKGALARIIDMEVWVDDSYLTTFKADGLIVSSPTGSTAYNLAAGGPIIYPGLRCLVITPICPHMLTNRPIIVSDESLIRIIMRFNEERVFFTADGQVGMAMQAQDVVEICKAEQCTHLIRSAKKEYFEVLRTKLRWGER, from the coding sequence ATGAAATCAATAGGAATTTATGCCAAACGTAACAACCCCGATGCCGTTCAGGTTGCCATTCAGCTCAAAGCATGGTTGGCCGAACGGGGCATCCGGGTGCTGGTGGAAAGAAAGCTTGCTGCCAACATGGGCGCGGCAGAGGGTGTGCCCAGTCGCGAGTTGCCGCCACTGGTTGATTGTATTGTCGTACTCGGTGGTGACGGGACACTGATCTCTGTTGCGCGTAAAGTGGGTAACCTGGGTGTGCCGATTCTCGGGGTCAACCTCGGTAGTCTCGGTTTTCTCACCGAGATCACGCTGGATGACCTTTATGATGAACTGCAACGGGTGATCAACGATGATTTCGAGATCTCGGATCGCATCATGTTGCAGGCGGCGGTTGAACGCGAAGGTGAGCGCATTGCCGAATACCAAGTGCTCAATGATGTGGTGATCAACAAAGGGGCTCTGGCACGGATTATCGATATGGAAGTGTGGGTCGATGACAGTTATCTGACCACATTTAAGGCGGACGGTCTGATTGTTTCCTCGCCCACCGGATCGACGGCGTATAACCTGGCTGCCGGAGGGCCAATCATCTATCCGGGACTGCGTTGTCTGGTGATTACACCGATCTGCCCGCATATGCTGACTAACCGGCCGATTATCGTGTCGGATGAATCGCTGATTCGCATCATCATGCGTTTCAACGAAGAGCGGGTGTTTTTCACCGCTGATGGTCAGGTGGGGATGGCCATGCAGGCTCAAGACGTGGTGGAAATTTGCAAAGCCGAACAATGTACCCACCTGATTCGCAGTGCCAAGAAGGAATATTTTGAGGTGTTGCGCACTAAATTACGCTGGGGAGAACGCTAA